From Apium graveolens cultivar Ventura chromosome 9, ASM990537v1, whole genome shotgun sequence, the proteins below share one genomic window:
- the LOC141686041 gene encoding uncharacterized protein LOC141686041, translating to MDIGDRRLENSRTPLYGFTGNEVHVVGTIDMPVLFGSPPCQVWKVIKFHVISASSSFNAILGRTTITALKAITPISHLKMKFPTDFGVGEMIGDQATARQCYLTTVSPKKKGKDDLGVNQILEIDPRDSIESTNQNLCFPAEETDAIEVVTGNPTKTTKVGKGLPEHLKQEISNLVREFADIFAWDPKGMPGIPEVIAHHSLHINKNIAPIRQKRRIFSDEKRAAIDQEIDRLLEAKFIKPVQFPTWISNVVLVKKHNEKW from the coding sequence ATGGACATCGGAGATCGACGGCTTGAAAACTCTCGAACACCGTTGTACGGATTTACCGGAAATGAGGTTCATGTGGTAGGAACCATTGATATGCCAGTTCTCTTTGGCTCACCACCTTGCCAGGTTTGGAAAGTCATTAAATTTCATGTGATCAGTGCTTCCTCCAGTTTTAATGCCATCCTAGGCCGCACTACAATCACTGCCCTAAAAGCAATAACTCCAATCTCCCATTTAAAGATGAAATTTCCCACCGACTTCGGCGTCGGAGAAATGATTGGAGATCAGGCGACTGCGAGACAGTGCTACCTGACAACAGTTTCCCCAAAGAAAAAGGGGAAGGATGATCTAGGAGTCAACCAGATACTCGAGATCGACCCCCGCGACTCAATTGAATCTACAAATCAGAATTTATGTTTCCCTGCAGAAGAGACGGATGCGATCGAAGTGGTCACCGGCAACccaacaaaaacaaccaaggtGGGAAAAGGACTCCCTGAACATTTGAAGCAAGAGATTAGTAACCTTGTTAGAGAATTTGCCGATATCTTCGCCTGGGACCCGAAAGGCATGCCAGGAATTCCCGAGGTCATCGCACACCATTCCCTCCACATTAACAAAAACATCGCTCCAATACGGCAAAAACGTCGAATATTCTCCGACGAAAAGAGGGCGGCTATCGATCAAGAAATTGACCGACTTCTCGAAGCTAAATTCATCAAACCCGTCCAGTTCCCCACATGGATCTCCAATGTCGTTTTGGTCAAGAAACACAACGAAAAATGGTGA
- the LOC141683099 gene encoding CASP-like protein 1 yields MASINPESVIRELEHNKSWHGTHNIIKYSMVIDLLLRVNLFVNTLAPVLLLATSKQTVFFTTSPSPPFGAASLSAYFTDAPALIFAISGFSLACLYSIITALLSFLDLRKQAARSINLMFTIFVMDLLLFGIVAAVAGAAGDVSYIGLKGNKHARWQKICNEYDTYCLHVGFAVLFIGSAAVTLLFLIILCIFTLLPRVR; encoded by the exons ATGGCTTCGATTAACCCTGAGTCCGTAATAAGGGAACTAGAGCACAACAAGAGTTGGCATGGGACTCATAACATTATCAAATACTCAATGGTTATTGATTTGTTATTAAGAGTGAACTTGTTTGTTAATACCTTAGCTCCTGTTCTACTGCTAGCTACTAGTAAGCAAACTGTGTTTTTCACCACATCCCCATCCCCTCCTTTTGGTGCCGCTTCTCTTTCAGCCTACTTCACTGACGCACCGGCCTTGAT ATTTGCAATATCCGGTTTCTCGCTGGCTTGTTTGTACAGCATCATCACAGCACTCTTATCCTTCTTGGATCTGAGGAAGCAAGCTGCACGATCGATAAATTTGATGTTTACCATATTTGTGATGGACTTG CTACTATTTGGGATTGTAGCAGCAGTAGCAGGAGCAGCAGGTGATGTGAGTTACATAGGACTCAAAGGAAATAAACATGCAAGGTGGCAAAAGATTTGCAATGAATATGATACATATTGTCTCCATGTTGGATTCGCTGTCTTGTTCATCGGCTCTGCTGCAGTTACTCTTCTATTTCTCATCATCCTCTGCATCTTTACGCTTTTACCCAGGGTCCGCTAA
- the LOC141686941 gene encoding CASP-like protein 1E2, with amino-acid sequence MNTEKINGESTKDVRLATKRNVRCSDLLLRFMALALTLAASITLGVSKQTKIVPITLVSTLPPINLAVTAKWHDMSAFTYFVVTNSIACSYGAVSLILVLANRGKKTGYLATTIMILDILILVVLASGIGAASAVGILGYNGNKHVHWEKVCHIFGKFCHQVSGAVIVSLLGSLAYLLLLVLSALDLHKKNIY; translated from the exons ATGAATACAGAAAAGATTAATGGAGAGAGTACTAAAGATGTTAGGTTGGCAACTAAGAGAAATGTGCGATGTTCGGATTTGCTATTGAGGTTCATGGCTTTGGCACTCACTCTTGCTGCTTCGATAACTCTTGGGGTCAGTAAACAGACTAAAATCGTCCCCATTACTCTGGTTTCCACTCTGCCGCCTATAAACCTTGCGGTCACTGCTAAATGGCATGACATGTCTGCCTTCAC GTACTTTGTGGTGACAAACTCCATAGCATGCTCCTACGGAGCTGTTTCACTGATCCTGGTACTGGCTAACAGAGGCAAAAAAACTGGATATTTGGCCACCACCATAATGATCCTTGACATCCTAATATTGGTAGTACTAGCCTCCGGAATCGGAGCCGCCTCAGCCGTCGGAATTCTCGGCTATAACGGGAACAAACATGTGCACTGGGAAAAAGTATGTCATATATTCGGAAAATTCTGCCACCAAGTTTCGGGTGCTGTCATTGTTTCTTTGCTTGGTTCACTAGCCTATCTGCTTCTACTAGTGCTTTCCGCTCTTGATCTCCACAAGAAAAACATTTATTAG